A region from the Canis lupus dingo isolate Sandy chromosome 9, ASM325472v2, whole genome shotgun sequence genome encodes:
- the LOC112655168 gene encoding keratin-associated protein 4-12-like: MSESCCSPCCQPTCCRTTCCEPSCCGSSCCEPCCCRPTCCHTTCCRTTCCKPACSVSSCCQPSCCGSSGCGSSCCQPCCCRPTCCQTTCCRTTCCKPACCVSSCCQPCCCRPTCCQTTCCRTTCCKPACCVSSCCQPCCCRPTCCQTTCCRTTCCKPACCVSSCCQPSCCGSSGCGSSCCQPCCCRPTCCQTTCCRTTCCKPTCCVSSCCQPCCHPSCCCTPCSQPACCTPVICRRTCYQPTCCCLPGCLAQGCGSSCCQPCCC, from the coding sequence CGTGCTGCAGGACCACCTGCTGCGAACCCAGCTGCTGTGGATCCAGCTGCTGCGAGCCTTGCTGCTGCCGCCCAACGTGCTGTCACACCACCTGCTGCAGGACCACGTGCTGCAAGCCCGCATGCTctgtgtccagctgctgccaaCCCAGCTGCTGTGGGTCCAGCGGCTGCgggtccagctgctgccagccttgctgctgCCGCCCAACGTGCTGTCAGACCACCTGCTGTAGGACCACGTGCTGCAAGCCCGcatgctgtgtgtccagctgctgccagccttgctgctgCCGCCCAACGTGCTGTCAGACCACCTGCTGTAGGACCACGTGCTGCAAGCCCGcatgctgtgtgtccagctgctgccagccttgctgctgCCGCCCAACGTGCTGTCAGACCACCTGCTGTAGGACCACCTGCTGCAAGCCCGcatgctgtgtgtccagctgctgccagcccagcTGCTGTGGGTCCAGTGGCTGCgggtccagctgctgccagccttgctgctgCCGCCCAACTTGCTGTCAAACCACCTGCTGTAGGACCACCTGCTGCAAGCCCAcatgctgtgtgtccagctgctgccagccttgctgcCACCCCAGTTGCTGCTGCACTCCCTGCTCCCAGCCAGCTTGCTGCACCCCCGTTATCTGCAGGAGAACCTGCTACCAGCCCACCTGCTGCTGCCTGCCCGGGTGCCTAGCCCAGGGCTGTGgatccagctgctgccagccttgctgctgCTGA